A window of Blastomonas sp. SL216 contains these coding sequences:
- a CDS encoding LytTR family DNA-binding domain-containing protein gives MKLLPADRPIPGLAGRLQRSPLAAALLFCLSTFVISAFRASLNPDTVFELFHPKRTLLIAAGALVFWTAISGTSGRRPGWATLRRLALTGLPGLAMLFALANGWDMLVSGEVQDMTARNLRWILLWSGYFGTGLAAWLALQYGAALAEAEQQAADQSEAMGTRTPDADGGFWVKTGRQTIRIPHALVEWIEAEGNYVRIHALDGGHGLIRSTLAAIESQLPHEEFIRIHRSALCRRSAIRGYRRKPSGAMLALLASGAEAPIGRSFARALTAQIQRPNGHPSDMDDTVSRPASGARAT, from the coding sequence ATGAAGTTGCTGCCCGCTGATCGTCCGATACCCGGCCTTGCCGGCAGGCTGCAGCGTTCACCGCTGGCGGCGGCGCTGCTCTTTTGCCTGTCGACCTTCGTGATCTCCGCCTTCCGCGCGTCGCTGAATCCCGACACCGTTTTTGAGCTGTTCCATCCCAAGCGCACGCTGCTGATTGCGGCTGGCGCGCTGGTATTCTGGACCGCTATTTCCGGAACGTCGGGCAGGCGGCCCGGATGGGCGACCTTGCGCCGCCTTGCGCTGACGGGGCTGCCCGGGCTGGCGATGCTGTTTGCGCTGGCCAATGGCTGGGACATGCTGGTCAGCGGCGAGGTGCAGGACATGACTGCGCGCAACCTGCGCTGGATATTGCTGTGGAGCGGCTATTTCGGCACCGGCCTCGCTGCCTGGCTGGCGCTGCAATATGGAGCCGCCCTGGCCGAGGCCGAGCAGCAGGCGGCAGATCAATCCGAAGCCATGGGCACGCGCACTCCGGATGCCGATGGCGGGTTCTGGGTGAAGACCGGGCGGCAGACGATCCGCATCCCGCATGCGCTGGTCGAATGGATCGAGGCTGAGGGCAATTATGTCCGCATCCACGCGCTGGATGGCGGGCACGGCCTGATCCGCTCCACTTTGGCGGCAATCGAATCGCAGCTGCCGCATGAAGAGTTCATCCGCATCCACCGTTCGGCGCTGTGCCGCCGCTCGGCGATCCGGGGCTATCGCCGCAAGCCCAGCGGCGCGATGCTGGCGCTGCTCGCCAGCGGGGCGGAAGCGCCGATCGGGCGGAGTTTTGCACGCGCTCTGACCGCGCAGATTCAGCGGCCAAACGGGCATCCATCCGATATGGATGATACCGTATCACGGCCCGCCAGCGGCGCACGCGCGACCTGA
- the nadC gene encoding carboxylating nicotinate-nucleotide diphosphorylase, translated as MSFSINDFDLGRFVTATLAEDLGPDARDVTSQSVIPADARFNGVMDARHPIVVAGLPLAEAFFRALDPDCTVELLAQEGEAVAAGTDILAVSGKARALLTAERSALNTVQHLSGIASLTRLYVDAIAGTGATLLDTRKTIPGLRALEKYATRMGGAKNHRMGLWDAAMIKDNHVAVAGDIGEAVRRAVAAGIGQIIVEVDHVEQIEPALAAGATHLLLDNMAPATLRGAVTLVGGRVPCEASGGVTLETIRAIAETGVDYISVGRITQSAPAADIGLDFKAA; from the coding sequence ATGAGCTTTTCGATCAACGACTTCGATTTGGGACGGTTTGTTACCGCAACCCTGGCCGAAGACCTTGGCCCCGATGCCCGCGATGTCACATCGCAAAGCGTGATCCCTGCGGATGCGCGCTTCAACGGCGTTATGGACGCGCGGCACCCGATCGTGGTTGCAGGGCTTCCGCTCGCCGAAGCGTTTTTTCGCGCGCTCGACCCCGATTGCACGGTGGAACTGCTGGCACAGGAGGGTGAAGCTGTCGCGGCGGGGACCGACATTCTGGCGGTATCGGGCAAGGCCCGCGCGTTGCTGACGGCGGAACGCTCCGCGCTCAATACCGTCCAGCATCTGAGCGGCATTGCCAGCCTCACCCGGCTTTATGTCGATGCCATTGCCGGGACCGGCGCGACCCTGCTCGATACGCGCAAGACGATCCCGGGCCTGCGCGCGCTGGAGAAATACGCAACGCGCATGGGCGGCGCGAAGAACCATCGCATGGGCCTGTGGGATGCGGCGATGATCAAGGACAATCATGTCGCGGTGGCGGGCGATATCGGCGAGGCGGTGCGCCGCGCGGTCGCAGCGGGGATCGGCCAGATCATCGTCGAGGTCGACCATGTCGAACAGATCGAACCCGCGCTCGCCGCCGGCGCGACGCACCTCCTCCTCGACAACATGGCCCCTGCCACGCTGCGCGGCGCGGTGACGCTGGTCGGCGGACGCGTGCCGTGCGAGGCATCGGGCGGCGTGACGCTGGAGACGATCCGCGCGATCGCCGAAACCGGGGTGGACTATATCTCGGTCGGGCGCATCACCCAATCGGCGCCTGCCGCCGATATCGGGCTGGATTTCAAGGCCGCCTGA
- a CDS encoding ribonuclease T produces the protein MRLPAALLLMGLALGPAPLLAQAYQCRMPDRLTAPPAAQRGRDAVKRVVPVTGYTLALSWSPEYCRGREDDASQALQCSRRFGEFGFVLHGLWPEGKTAAYPQYCAAPPYAVPLSVMRQTLCAMPSQRLIQHQWDKHGSCMARDPARYFQTATRLFAAVRLPDMERLSRRPLTQGMLKREIARLNPGMTASSIAIKANGRGWLQEVRLCLGLDYRPRACPAYVRQPRGDAALKIWRGL, from the coding sequence ATGCGCCTGCCTGCTGCCCTGCTGTTGATGGGGTTGGCGCTCGGCCCCGCCCCGCTGCTGGCCCAGGCCTATCAGTGTCGCATGCCCGACCGGCTGACTGCGCCGCCTGCCGCGCAGCGCGGGCGCGATGCGGTCAAGCGGGTGGTGCCGGTGACCGGCTATACGCTGGCGCTGAGCTGGTCGCCCGAATATTGCCGGGGACGCGAGGATGATGCCAGCCAGGCGCTGCAATGCAGCCGCCGGTTCGGCGAATTCGGCTTCGTGCTGCACGGCCTGTGGCCCGAGGGCAAGACCGCCGCCTATCCGCAATATTGCGCCGCGCCGCCCTATGCCGTGCCGCTGTCGGTGATGCGCCAGACGCTGTGCGCGATGCCGTCGCAGCGGCTGATCCAACACCAGTGGGACAAGCATGGCAGCTGCATGGCGCGCGATCCGGCGCGCTATTTCCAGACCGCGACGCGGTTGTTCGCCGCGGTGCGCCTGCCCGATATGGAGCGGCTGTCGCGCCGTCCGCTGACCCAGGGCATGCTGAAGCGCGAGATCGCGCGGCTCAACCCCGGAATGACCGCCAGCAGCATCGCCATCAAGGCAAACGGACGCGGCTGGCTGCAGGAGGTGCGGCTGTGCCTGGGCCTCGATTACCGTCCGCGCGCCTGCCCGGCCTATGTCCGCCAGCCGCGCGGCGACGCAGCGCTCAAGATCTGGCGCGGGCTCTGA
- a CDS encoding MFS transporter, with amino-acid sequence MTMLQPSEDALAGSQKLPADRMALLFTVMLVTAAGNTAMQSVMPAIGTRLGVADFWVSLAYSWSALLWMVFAPRWARQSDRRGRKALMNLGLLGFISSFALCGLTLMAGLHGYLSAMWTMLIFALFRSLYGGLGSAGPPAVQAYVAARTSRAERTQALSMISSSFGLGTVIGPALAPLIILPFLGLPSPFFIFAAFGLLVLVTLKLRLPDDTPTYAARGRLVSEPMSSGSAGEVYDAGEHDAEPEAVAPVVERLSWRDPRLRPWLIAGLVGGHANAMILGLVGFMLLDRLDLRATPELAAGPTGLVLMAGAFATLLAQWGLIPYLKMGPRNSTLWGMALAAGGCTMVAFSESLNAITLGFAIASLGFGLFRPGFTAGSSLAVTRAEQGQVAGIVASVNGAAYIIAPAIGVWLYNIVPLESFAIIIGLCVFVLVWGRKALQADEVLVQPS; translated from the coding sequence ATGACGATGCTACAGCCTTCCGAAGACGCGCTGGCCGGGAGCCAGAAACTGCCCGCCGACCGCATGGCGCTGCTGTTCACGGTCATGCTGGTGACTGCTGCGGGCAATACCGCGATGCAATCGGTGATGCCGGCGATCGGCACGCGGCTGGGCGTGGCAGATTTCTGGGTGAGCCTGGCCTATAGCTGGTCGGCGCTGCTGTGGATGGTGTTCGCGCCGCGCTGGGCGCGCCAGTCCGACCGGCGCGGACGCAAGGCGTTGATGAACCTGGGGCTGCTGGGCTTCATCTCGTCCTTCGCCTTGTGCGGGCTGACGCTGATGGCGGGGCTGCACGGCTATCTCTCGGCGATGTGGACGATGCTGATCTTCGCGCTGTTTCGCAGCCTCTATGGCGGCCTGGGCTCGGCAGGGCCGCCTGCGGTGCAGGCCTATGTCGCCGCGCGCACCAGCCGGGCAGAGCGCACCCAGGCGCTGTCGATGATCTCGTCCTCCTTTGGCCTGGGCACCGTGATCGGCCCCGCGCTCGCGCCGCTGATCATCCTGCCGTTCCTTGGTCTGCCCAGCCCGTTCTTCATCTTTGCCGCGTTCGGCCTGCTGGTGCTGGTGACGCTGAAACTGCGCTTGCCTGACGACACGCCGACTTATGCCGCGCGCGGCCGCCTGGTGTCCGAGCCGATGAGTTCGGGATCGGCGGGCGAGGTCTATGACGCTGGCGAGCATGATGCCGAGCCCGAAGCGGTGGCGCCGGTGGTGGAGAGGCTGTCCTGGCGCGATCCGCGGCTGCGTCCGTGGCTGATCGCCGGGCTGGTCGGCGGCCATGCCAATGCGATGATCCTGGGGCTGGTCGGCTTCATGCTGCTCGACCGGCTCGATCTGCGCGCCACGCCCGAACTGGCTGCTGGCCCGACCGGGCTGGTGCTGATGGCGGGCGCCTTTGCCACGCTGCTCGCGCAATGGGGGCTGATCCCGTATCTGAAGATGGGCCCGCGCAATTCGACGCTGTGGGGCATGGCGCTGGCGGCGGGCGGCTGCACGATGGTCGCGTTTTCGGAGAGCCTCAATGCGATCACGCTGGGCTTTGCCATCGCCTCGCTGGGATTTGGCCTTTTCCGTCCGGGCTTTACCGCCGGTTCCTCGCTGGCCGTGACAAGGGCCGAACAGGGCCAGGTCGCAGGCATCGTCGCCTCGGTCAACGGCGCGGCCTATATCATCGCGCCGGCCATCGGCGTGTGGCTGTACAATATCGTGCCGCTCGAATCGTTCGCCATCATCATCGGGCTGTGCGTGTTCGTGCTGGTCTGGGGACGCAAGGCGCTGCAGGCGGACGAGGTGCTGGTCCAGCCGAGCTGA
- a CDS encoding antibiotic biosynthesis monooxygenase → MSGKADSRIHAIGAIAVIFAAQHSGRDAEGYRAMADAMDALAARQPGYLGMDHGGGEGGFGITVSYWADDASARAWRDNAEHRAAREAGRDRWYDHYTLHVARIERGYAWP, encoded by the coding sequence ATGAGCGGAAAAGCGGATTCCCGGATTCATGCCATTGGTGCCATTGCCGTGATCTTTGCGGCGCAGCACAGCGGGCGCGATGCCGAGGGCTATCGCGCGATGGCCGATGCGATGGACGCGCTCGCCGCGCGCCAGCCGGGCTATTTGGGCATGGACCATGGCGGCGGCGAGGGCGGCTTCGGCATCACGGTCAGCTATTGGGCGGACGATGCCAGCGCACGCGCCTGGCGCGACAATGCCGAACACCGCGCCGCGCGCGAGGCCGGCCGCGACCGCTGGTATGATCACTATACGCTGCACGTCGCGCGAATCGAGCGGGGCTATGCCTGGCCATGA
- a CDS encoding methyltransferase domain-containing protein translates to MQSNDLAQLPLRQRIKARAERTFGAWGVFFREFVKHPRMVGSVVPSSDRTIRKMLAPVDWPNVKLFVEYGPGVGTFCRAVLDHLPRGATYIAIDTNPDFIRYLRKTIPDSRFIAVHGSAADVESIIAAHGFDHADYVLSGLPLSTLPDGIADQIATATYRALTPGGAFLVYQFTSFTDQLIRPYFDKVERGFEAWNVPPCFLFWGWKARDDGSLTRGHH, encoded by the coding sequence ATGCAATCCAACGACCTGGCCCAGCTGCCGCTCCGGCAGCGGATCAAGGCGCGTGCCGAGCGGACTTTCGGGGCCTGGGGGGTGTTCTTCCGCGAGTTCGTCAAGCATCCGCGTATGGTGGGATCGGTGGTCCCCTCATCCGACCGCACGATCCGCAAGATGCTGGCCCCGGTGGATTGGCCCAATGTGAAGCTGTTCGTCGAATATGGCCCCGGCGTCGGCACCTTCTGCCGCGCGGTGCTCGATCACCTGCCGCGCGGCGCGACCTATATCGCGATCGATACCAACCCGGATTTCATCCGCTATCTGCGCAAGACGATCCCAGACAGCCGCTTCATCGCGGTGCATGGATCGGCGGCCGATGTCGAATCGATCATCGCCGCGCACGGCTTTGACCATGCCGATTACGTGCTCTCGGGCCTGCCGCTTTCGACCCTGCCCGATGGCATTGCCGATCAGATCGCCACCGCCACCTATCGTGCGCTGACGCCGGGCGGCGCGTTTCTGGTCTATCAGTTCACCAGCTTCACCGATCAGCTGATCCGCCCCTATTTCGACAAGGTCGAACGCGGGTTCGAGGCATGGAACGTGCCGCCCTGTTTCCTGTTCTGGGGCTGGAAGGCCCGCGACGATGGCAGCCTGACGCGCGGCCATCATTGA
- the rpoZ gene encoding DNA-directed RNA polymerase subunit omega, producing MARVTVEDCIDKVTNRFDLVLLAAQRAREISGGAELTIDRDRDKNPVVALREIADETVFPDELKESLTQSMQKVQVDDDDAADEIGSLSLSAEALRLTASAPARTSSMGGDFDA from the coding sequence ATGGCGCGCGTTACCGTTGAAGATTGCATCGACAAGGTCACCAACCGGTTTGACCTGGTTCTGCTCGCCGCCCAGCGTGCGCGCGAGATCAGCGGCGGTGCCGAACTGACCATCGATCGCGACCGCGACAAGAACCCGGTCGTCGCGCTGCGCGAAATCGCCGACGAGACCGTCTTCCCGGATGAGCTCAAGGAAAGCCTGACCCAGTCGATGCAGAAGGTCCAGGTCGATGACGACGATGCAGCCGACGAAATCGGCTCGCTCAGCCTGTCCGCCGAAGCCCTGCGCCTCACCGCCTCGGCCCCGGCCCGCACCAGCAGCATGGGCGGCGATTTCGACGCCTGA
- the ettA gene encoding energy-dependent translational throttle protein EttA, producing the protein MAAQYSFVMKGLTKTFPGANKPVLNGIHLQFYPDAKIGIVGPNGSGKSTLMKVMAGIDKDFTGEAWPGEGITVGYLAQEPELDPSKTVKQNVMDGVRPVADLVERFDEISALMADPPEDADFDALMEEMGTLQEKIDAVDGWTLDNQLEIAMEALRCPPGDADVTNLSGGERRRVALCRLLLEKPSILLLDEPTNHLDAESVAWLEKHLVDYPGNVILVTHDRYFLDNVVNWILELDRGKYFVYEGNYSTYLDKKAKRLEQEAREDEGRQKAIQDELAWIRQSPKARQTKSKARIRAFDELVEAQENRAPGKAQIVIQTPERLGGKVIEAHGLSKAYGDKLLFEDLSFTLPPGGIVGVIGPNGAGKSTLFKLITGKEQPDSGTIAVGDTVKLGYVDQSRDDLDPNHNVWEEISDGLDFFKLGKHDVPTRAYVGAFNFKGQDQQKKVGQLSGGERNRVHMAKMLKEGGNVLLLDEPTNDLDVETLRALEEALESFAGCAVVISHDRFFLDRLCTHILAFEGNSHVEWFEGNFESYEEDKRRRLGDEADRPTRMSYKKLTR; encoded by the coding sequence ATGGCTGCTCAATATTCCTTCGTGATGAAGGGTCTGACCAAGACCTTTCCCGGCGCGAACAAGCCGGTGCTCAACGGCATCCATCTGCAATTCTATCCCGATGCCAAGATCGGCATTGTCGGCCCCAACGGATCGGGCAAGTCGACGCTGATGAAGGTGATGGCCGGGATCGACAAGGATTTCACCGGCGAAGCCTGGCCGGGCGAGGGCATCACGGTCGGCTATCTGGCGCAGGAGCCCGAGCTCGACCCCAGCAAGACCGTCAAGCAGAACGTGATGGATGGCGTGCGCCCCGTCGCCGATCTGGTCGAGCGTTTCGACGAGATCAGCGCCTTGATGGCCGATCCGCCGGAGGACGCCGATTTCGACGCGCTGATGGAAGAGATGGGCACGCTGCAGGAAAAGATCGACGCGGTCGATGGCTGGACGCTCGACAACCAGCTCGAAATCGCGATGGAAGCGCTGCGCTGCCCGCCGGGCGATGCCGATGTCACCAACCTGTCGGGCGGTGAACGCCGCCGCGTGGCTTTGTGCCGCCTGCTGCTCGAAAAGCCCAGCATCCTGCTGCTCGACGAACCGACCAACCATCTGGACGCCGAAAGCGTCGCCTGGCTGGAAAAGCACCTCGTCGATTATCCGGGCAACGTCATCCTCGTTACCCATGACCGCTATTTCCTCGACAATGTGGTGAACTGGATCCTCGAGCTCGATCGCGGCAAGTATTTTGTCTACGAGGGCAATTACTCGACCTATCTCGACAAGAAGGCCAAGCGGCTCGAGCAGGAAGCGCGCGAGGACGAGGGCCGCCAGAAGGCGATCCAGGACGAGCTGGCGTGGATCCGGCAGAGCCCCAAGGCGCGCCAGACCAAGTCCAAGGCGCGTATCCGCGCGTTCGACGAGCTGGTCGAGGCGCAGGAAAACCGCGCCCCCGGCAAGGCGCAGATCGTCATCCAGACCCCCGAACGCCTGGGCGGCAAGGTGATCGAGGCGCACGGCCTGTCCAAGGCCTATGGCGACAAGCTATTGTTCGAGGACCTGAGCTTCACGCTGCCGCCGGGCGGCATTGTCGGCGTGATCGGACCGAACGGCGCGGGCAAGTCCACGCTGTTCAAGCTGATCACCGGCAAGGAACAGCCCGACAGCGGCACCATCGCGGTCGGCGATACGGTCAAGCTCGGCTATGTCGACCAGAGCCGCGACGATCTCGACCCCAACCACAACGTCTGGGAGGAAATCTCCGACGGGCTCGATTTCTTCAAGCTCGGCAAGCATGACGTGCCGACGCGCGCCTATGTCGGTGCCTTCAACTTCAAGGGCCAGGACCAGCAGAAGAAGGTCGGCCAGCTCTCGGGCGGTGAACGCAATCGCGTCCATATGGCCAAGATGCTCAAGGAGGGCGGCAACGTGCTGCTGCTCGACGAACCGACCAATGATCTCGACGTCGAAACGCTGCGCGCGCTCGAAGAGGCGCTGGAAAGCTTCGCCGGTTGCGCGGTGGTCATCAGCCACGACCGCTTCTTCCTCGACCGCCTTTGCACGCACATCCTGGCCTTCGAGGGCAACAGCCATGTCGAATGGTTCGAAGGCAATTTCGAAAGCTATGAGGAAGACAAGCGCCGTCGCCTGGGCGACGAAGCGGATCGTCCGACCCGGATGAGCTACAAGAAGCTGACGCGCTGA
- a CDS encoding M20/M25/M40 family metallo-hydrolase, with translation MNTRFLLAAAALALPFSLAAQQNPAHDPAALQQKALTDDTAYSIVEDLTTEIGPRLAGTEREAAARAWAVERLKAMGFSNVRIEPFDMKTWVRGTETAEITGPYTGKLHISALGNSASTGDKGLEAEVVYFRTLADLQAAPAGSLKGKIAFVSHKMTRTQSGASYGQFGGVRRAGPGLAAQKGAAAIVIRSVGTDYHRNPHTGGTNFPEGVTPIPAAALSIPDAENLERMITRAAKLGQPVKMKLVLTPRQIGITQSGNVIAEVPGSDPSAGMILVGGHLDSWDLGTGAIDDGAGVAISAAAAKLIMDAGQPKRTIRVVWFGAEEVGLFGGIAYAKAHGAAGHALAMESDFGADRIWQVDFKLPEGTDGLKTRIANALAPLGIGRSNDVAGGGPDVGPTVALGVNAIDLQQDGTDYFDLHHTPDDTLDKIDPKALQQNVAAWATVLGIVANDPADLLPKAKAGD, from the coding sequence ATGAACACACGCTTCCTGCTGGCCGCTGCCGCCCTCGCCCTTCCCTTCTCCCTCGCCGCCCAGCAGAACCCGGCGCATGATCCGGCGGCGCTGCAGCAAAAGGCGCTGACCGACGATACGGCCTATAGCATCGTAGAGGACCTGACGACCGAGATCGGCCCGCGCCTCGCCGGAACCGAGCGCGAGGCGGCGGCACGCGCCTGGGCGGTCGAGCGGCTGAAGGCGATGGGCTTTTCCAACGTGCGCATCGAACCGTTCGACATGAAGACCTGGGTACGCGGCACCGAAACTGCGGAGATCACCGGGCCCTATACCGGCAAGCTGCACATTTCGGCGCTCGGCAATTCGGCCAGCACCGGCGACAAGGGGCTTGAGGCGGAGGTGGTGTATTTCCGCACCCTCGCCGACCTCCAGGCCGCGCCCGCCGGTAGCCTCAAAGGCAAAATCGCATTCGTCAGCCACAAGATGACGCGGACGCAGAGCGGCGCGAGCTATGGCCAGTTCGGCGGCGTCCGGCGCGCAGGGCCAGGCCTTGCGGCGCAAAAGGGTGCAGCCGCGATCGTGATCCGCTCGGTCGGCACCGATTATCACCGCAACCCGCATACCGGCGGCACCAATTTCCCCGAGGGCGTCACCCCGATCCCCGCCGCTGCGCTGTCGATCCCGGATGCCGAAAATCTGGAACGGATGATCACGCGCGCCGCGAAACTGGGCCAGCCGGTCAAGATGAAGCTGGTGCTCACCCCGCGCCAGATCGGCATCACCCAGTCGGGCAATGTCATCGCCGAAGTGCCGGGCAGCGATCCCAGTGCAGGCATGATCCTGGTCGGCGGGCATCTCGACAGCTGGGACCTGGGCACCGGCGCGATCGATGATGGCGCAGGCGTCGCGATCAGCGCGGCTGCGGCCAAGCTGATCATGGACGCTGGCCAACCGAAGCGCACCATCCGCGTCGTCTGGTTCGGCGCGGAAGAGGTCGGCCTGTTCGGCGGCATCGCCTATGCCAAGGCGCATGGCGCGGCGGGCCATGCGCTGGCGATGGAGTCGGACTTCGGCGCGGACCGCATCTGGCAGGTCGATTTCAAGCTGCCCGAAGGCACGGATGGCCTGAAGACCCGGATCGCCAACGCGCTGGCGCCCTTGGGCATCGGCCGCAGCAACGATGTCGCTGGCGGCGGCCCCGATGTCGGACCGACCGTCGCGCTGGGCGTCAACGCCATCGACCTGCAGCAGGACGGCACCGACTATTTCGACCTGCACCACACGCCCGACGATACGCTCGACAAGATCGATCCCAAGGCTCTGCAACAGAATGTCGCCGCCTGGGCGACGGTGCTGGGCATCGTGGCGAACGATCCGGCGGATTTGCTGCCCAAGGCCAAGGCTGGCGACTGA
- a CDS encoding RcnB family protein produces the protein MKTLSKALIGTLMLATTLPVATAPAFAQSRGEVVRSERELRQEQRELQRDRRDVQDARRYGDRRDVREEQRDLRDQRRDVRDARREYREDLRDYRDYRAGNRQAFRGPAFRANFRYQQFRPGVRIAPNFYGQRYVVNNYRNYRLPNPGVRQVWVRHYNDMLLVNARTGTVIRVIPNFYW, from the coding sequence ATGAAGACCCTTTCGAAAGCCCTGATCGGCACCCTGATGCTGGCCACGACGCTGCCCGTCGCGACCGCCCCTGCCTTCGCCCAGTCGCGTGGCGAAGTCGTCCGCTCCGAGCGCGAGTTGCGCCAGGAACAGCGTGAGCTGCAGCGTGACCGCCGCGATGTTCAGGATGCCCGCCGCTACGGCGACCGCCGCGACGTGCGCGAGGAACAGCGCGATCTGCGTGACCAGCGCCGCGACGTGCGCGATGCCCGCCGCGAATATCGCGAGGACCTGCGCGACTATCGCGATTACCGCGCCGGCAACCGCCAGGCGTTTCGCGGCCCCGCCTTCCGCGCGAACTTCCGCTATCAGCAGTTCCGCCCGGGCGTCCGCATCGCGCCGAACTTCTACGGCCAGCGCTATGTGGTGAACAACTATCGCAACTATCGCCTGCCGAACCCCGGCGTGCGCCAGGTGTGGGTGCGTCACTATAACGACATGCTGCTGGTCAACGCGCGCACCGGTACGGTCATCCGCGTGATCCCGAATTTCTACTGGTAA
- a CDS encoding SH3 domain-containing protein, whose protein sequence is MQATWFSRLVLGGLAAVIVLAGHDGASAQAEVKTPYWASIQRDEAFARAGPMATYQIEWVFRRKHLPVKVIKRYGVWRQIVDPSGWTGWMHSNMLSRKRTAIVSGPVISIRSAPQDSAKLMWRAEPGVVGDLGDCENGWCEFAVERRAGWVRQDQIWGAGEP, encoded by the coding sequence ATGCAGGCTACATGGTTTTCAAGACTGGTATTGGGCGGCCTGGCAGCCGTTATTGTGCTGGCCGGACATGATGGCGCCAGTGCGCAGGCCGAGGTGAAGACGCCCTATTGGGCATCGATCCAGCGCGACGAGGCTTTTGCCCGCGCAGGACCGATGGCGACCTATCAGATCGAATGGGTGTTCCGGCGCAAGCATCTGCCGGTCAAGGTGATCAAGCGCTATGGCGTCTGGCGGCAGATCGTCGATCCGTCGGGCTGGACCGGCTGGATGCATTCGAACATGCTCAGCCGCAAGCGCACCGCGATCGTCAGCGGCCCGGTCATCTCCATCCGTTCCGCGCCGCAGGACAGCGCCAAGCTGATGTGGCGGGCAGAGCCCGGCGTTGTCGGGGATCTGGGCGATTGTGAGAACGGCTGGTGCGAATTTGCGGTCGAGCGCCGCGCCGGCTGGGTGCGGCAGGACCAGATCTGGGGCGCGGGCGAACCCTGA
- a CDS encoding D-glycerate dehydrogenase: MPATPSSKPSAPPHEPGSRPRVIVTRKLAPAVEARMAELFDVTLNADDHAFTREELAAALQDCDVLVPTVTDALDAELLAGAGDRLKLLANFGAGVDHIDLKAARARGIIITNTPGVFTDDTADMTMALILSVPRRLAEGEKLVRSGQWEGWSPSGMLGHRIGGKQLGIVGMGRIGQAVAHRARGFGLNIVYHNRRRLPESLEQMLGATHEPDLDALVAGSDIITLHCPRSPETRGLIDARRIGLMKPSAYLINSARGELVDEGALIDALEAGRIAGAGLDVYTREPHVDARLLALKNVVLLPHVGSATFEGREVAGLKVIANIRFWFDGHRPPDQVLEGWM, from the coding sequence ATGCCCGCCACCCCCTCTTCCAAGCCCTCCGCCCCGCCGCACGAGCCCGGCAGCCGCCCGCGCGTCATCGTCACGCGCAAGCTCGCCCCGGCGGTCGAGGCACGCATGGCCGAACTGTTCGACGTGACGCTGAATGCGGACGACCATGCCTTCACCCGCGAAGAGCTGGCCGCCGCGCTGCAGGACTGCGACGTGCTGGTGCCGACGGTGACCGATGCGCTCGACGCAGAGCTGCTCGCAGGCGCTGGCGACAGGCTCAAGCTGCTCGCCAATTTCGGTGCAGGCGTCGACCATATCGACCTCAAGGCGGCGCGCGCGCGCGGCATCATCATCACCAACACGCCCGGCGTGTTCACCGACGATACCGCGGACATGACCATGGCGCTGATCCTGTCGGTCCCGCGCCGCCTGGCCGAGGGCGAGAAGCTCGTGCGTTCGGGCCAGTGGGAAGGCTGGAGCCCCTCAGGCATGCTCGGCCACCGTATCGGCGGCAAGCAGCTGGGCATTGTCGGCATGGGCCGCATCGGCCAGGCGGTGGCGCACCGCGCGCGCGGCTTTGGCCTCAACATCGTCTATCACAACCGCCGCCGCCTGCCCGAAAGCCTGGAGCAGATGCTGGGCGCGACCCATGAGCCCGATCTGGACGCGCTGGTCGCAGGCTCCGACATCATCACCCTGCATTGCCCGCGCAGCCCGGAAACGCGCGGGCTGATCGATGCCCGCCGCATCGGCCTGATGAAGCCGAGCGCCTATCTGATCAACAGCGCGCGCGGCGAGCTGGTTGACGAAGGCGCGCTGATCGATGCGCTCGAGGCCGGCCGCATCGCCGGGGCCGGGCTGGATGTCTATACCCGCGAACCGCATGTCGATGCGCGGCTGCTCGCGCTGAAGAATGTCGTGCTGCTGCCGCATGTCGGCAGCGCGACGTTCGAGGGGCGCGAGGTCGCTGGTCTCAAGGTCATCGCCAATATCCGCTTCTGGTTCGACGGCCATCGCCCGCCCGATCAGGTGCTCGAAGGCTGGATGTAA